The Astyanax mexicanus isolate ESR-SI-001 unplaced genomic scaffold, AstMex3_surface scaffold_32, whole genome shotgun sequence genome has a segment encoding these proteins:
- the LOC125789916 gene encoding U7 snRNA-associated Sm-like protein LSm10, with product MASLSLRERTIAENSLVVLLQGLHGQVTTVDLRDESTARGRVVNVDAFMNIRLEKVLYRDRKGRVSEMADLFITGRNVRYVHIPDHMDIGDTIQTQLDKIHRVRTFADKGGRKEFIRKKK from the coding sequence ATGGCGTCTCTGTCTCTCCGAGAGCGCACCATCGCTGAGAACAGCCTGGTGGTGCTGCTGCAGGGTCTCCACGGCCAGGTGACCACGGTGGACCTGCGGGACGAGAGCACGGCCCGCGGGAGAGTCGTCAACGTGGACGCCTTCATGAACATCCGGCTGGAGAAGGTCCTGTACAGGGACAGGAAGGGGCGGGTCTCGGAGATGGCCGACCTGTTCATCACCGGGAGAAACGTCCGATACGTCCACATCCCTGATCACATGGACATCGGGGACACCATCCAGACCCAGCTGGACAAAATACACCGCGTCCGGACCTTCGCCGACAAAGGAGGGAGGAAGGAGTTCATCAGGAAGAAGAAATGA